TCTTCCGGTCCGCCTTATCGTAAAGATCGAAAAAGTCCAGCGCTTCAAAGGCAAGGGCCAAATTACGATGTTCTTCCCGGTAAACCGAGGGAGAGCGAATTCCGGCCATCCAAAAGGAGACCTTTGTTTTCAGGTAGCGGCCCAGCAGAACGTTTTCGATCACGGTCAGGTTGCAAAATACCTGGCAGGTCTGAAACGATCGGGCCACCCCTTTTTTCGCAATGGCCACGGGCGAGAGCGCCGAGATGTTCTCCCCGTCCAAGCGGACCGAGCCGGCATTCGGTTTTTCAAGGCCGCTGATCACATCAAAGAGCGTCGTCTTTCCGGCGCCGTTGGGCCCGATCAGGGAGATGATTTGACCCGGAGCGACATTCAGGGAGACGCCAGCCAGGGCTTGAACGCCGTTGTATCGCTTTTCGATCGATGCCATCGAGAGAAGGGGCCAACTCATTTCTCGATCTCTTTTCGCCAGTGCGCGGGCGCCCAGATGCGGACCAAATCGTGCCATCTGGCCCCGATGCCCCGGAAAATGCCTTCCGGGAAAACCACCAGCAGCGAAATCAGGAGCAATCCCAGCAGCGGCAGGCTGTATGCCCGGTATGCGCCGAGCCGGTGCAGAAGCCAGGTCAAAAAAATCGCACCGAAAACCGACCCGCCCGGGCTCGTGGTGCCGCCGAGAAGGACCATCATCACCAGCATGACCGAAAGATTCAGCCCGAAGGATTCGGGGCTCACGGACGTCAGCACGGAGGCAAAAAGCGCCCCGCCGACACCGGCATAGACCGCGCTAAGCACCCAATAGCGTTGCTTGATGTTTCCAGGGTCCACGCCGACGGTTCCGGCGACCGTTTCATTTAACGCTACGGAAGCCGCGGCCTTGCCGTATTTGGAATGAATCAGGTTCCTGGCGAAGATGAAAAAAAGATACGCGATTCCCCAGACCCAGTAAAATTGTTTAAGGGGGGTATCCAACGGCACGCCGAAAAGGGAAACCCACGGAATATTGCCGATTCCCGAAACCCCGCCCGTCAGCGTGCCCCATTCGGTGGCAACCATCTGGAAAATCACCACCAGCCCCATGGTGGCCAGGGCCAGGAAATATTCCCGAAGTTTCAACAGCGGCCGGGCAATGATTCGGGCGAAAATGCCGGCCGCAACCCCTCCCGCCACCATGGCCAGAACGCCCGGCACACCGAAACGAACCGATAAAATCGCATGCGTGTACCCGCCGATACCAAAGAAGGCCGCATGCCCAATGGAAATCTGCCCGGCGACCCCCAGAAACAAACTTAGCCCCATGGCCGCGATGGCATAGGTTCCCGCGATTACCAGGAGATGCGCAATCAGCGTGCGATTGGTCAATAGCGGAAGCAATAAAAAAATGATGAGAAAATAGATTTCCATTCTCGTGATGTAGTGGCGTTTCATTTTCTGGCCTCCAACAGCGCGCGGGAGCCCAAAATTCCCTTTGGTCTGACGCAGAGAATCAGTATCAGCACGCCAAAGGCCACGGCATCCTTGTAACCGGCCGGAATAAACCCGACACTCACCGATTCGAGCACACCCAGAATCAGCCCGCCCAGCATGGCGCCGGTATAAGTCCCCCATCCGCCGATGATCGCTGCGGCAAAGCCTTTCAGCCCCAACAAGGTGCCCGCGTTATATTGGGCAAAATAAACGGGGGTGATGAAAATTCCGGCCAGAGCGCCCATGGCGGCGCTGACACCAAAGGCGATTTGGGTGATGCGGTTTCGATTGATGCCCACCAATGCGGCACCCTGCCGATCCGTGGAAACGGCCTCCATCGCCTTTCCGAGATAAGAATATCGGGACCAGGTGGAGAGAAGGGCCACCAGCAACACCGCCAACCCCAGTACCCACAGGCTCTGAGGGGAAACGCGAACCGCACGAAACAAAAGTACCGGCGTGTGGCTGGTAAAGGGCGGAAGGGCTTGCGGATCACTGCCAAAGAGAATATTCGCCGCACCCTGCAGAAAAAAAGAAATGCCGATGGTGACCATGATGAGGATCAACACCGGCTTTTTTCTCAAAGGCCGGATCACGGCAAACTCCATGGAAATGCCCACCATCACCGTGGCGGCCGTGGCAAGCGCGCCAGCCAAAAGATAAGGCATTCCCCGGTTCAGGAAAAAAACGGCACTCAGGGCGCCGATGGTGACAAATTCCCCCTGCGCGAGATTCAAAATATTGGAGGCTCTGTAAATGGTGATGAATCCAAGCGCAATCAAGCCGTAGACCGCACCGGTGGTCATGCCGGCCATGATGAGCTGAATCAGTATGCCCGTCGTCAATCACTCACCTTTTTTTTCACGCCCCCGGTCATCGGCAGACAACTCCACGCTGTCATCATTCAGGCCCTAAATCCGGGAACCAAACCGGCAGCAGGTGGGCGCTGAAATGAAGCCGCACCGGCCCCTTCGGTGTATCCGAAACAAGTAGCCCTTCATCGATCAATTCGGACAACAAGGTTCGGGCCGTTCTCTCCCCGAGACCGGTCAGTTGTGATGCCTCCCCGCGGCCGAAGGCGCCCATTAAAAAGGCTTCTTTGATTAGATGAAATGCTTCTGGTTTTATCGGTTTCAAGCCGGGCAGCAATAGATTGGCTCTCAAGCGGATGTATTGCTCAATACGCTTCAAGAGGCCCTCAAGTGACAGCACTTTTTGCATAAATGCGATTTGATCGAGACAAATCGAAAAAAAGAACTCACAAAATCGATCCAACCCTTTCTGGGACAAATTGCCGCGGCCGTCCAGATCCCCTTGCCGGGGTCTGTCGGCATCGGCCAGCGCCGCCATATAATCGGGTTTAAAGCGCGCAAACCCACGGTTAATCGACCAAAGGTCGTAACCTGCAATACCCGACGTTTTTAAGCAAACACCGGTAAAAAGCCGCGCCACGCGCCCGTTTCCATCTGAAAAAGGATGAATCCACATCAGCCGGTGATGGGCCGCTGCAATGGCCGAAAGTTTCTCGATGCGGGAAAAACGCGACAAATCATACTGCCTGTCAAATTCCGACATAAAGGATTCAATGGCAAGCGGCGCCACAGGGACCAGGCCGGCGACCTTGACGGAATGATCCCGAAATGCGCCGGGAATAACCGCCACCGAGGTTTTTCCGTCCACGCTGTCTATCCTTTTAAATCGGTCCGGCAGTTTTTCGTAGAAACGCCGATGAATGGAACGGATGAAATCAGGCGCGGTGGGGCGGACAGTCCCTGAATGTATCTCATGATCCAGATCCCGCTCCAGCCATACGTGGGCCCTGGCTTCCACCTGCAAATCGCGTTTGACCGGATCTCGATCATATGCCTGCGCCATGGCGCGTTCAATCTCCACCGGATGGGTGTTATGATCCTCGATCAAATTGGAATAATAGGTATTGGTGATACGCAAAAAATCGATCAACCCCTGCAGGGTAATGGGGTGCAGCTTGCCCGCCAGGGCAGCCGACTTTTCAATAATCTCAACAGCCGAATCTTGCAAATCGGAATGTGTTGAAGGCAAATATGGCGTCATATGGAAAACGTTGTCATACATATTGCCGATCCTTTTTTCCGATCTTATATAAAAATAAATCTATAAATACAATTAATAAAAATAAACTTTCATGTTTAACCTGAAAATATATGCCGATTATGCGGGATGTTTGGGGCGCCGGAATACGGTTTAAAAAATCAGTGATCAATCAACGCAAAAAGATACGGCCTCTGCTCCGTCAAACCAGATGCGCGTAAACTTGCCGTCCTTGATTTGAACGAACACCATGTCCGACTTCTGCAGCCCGTCGTGATTCGTCGGGCTGAAGCGATACACACCGGTACAGCCGTTAAAGCCTTGCGTCTTTTCCAAGGCAGTCCGCAAGGCCGCGCGGGAAAGGGGCTTATCGCACCGCGTGAGGGCATCCGCCAGCAGCCAGACGATATCATATCCGTGACCGGCGATCTGGTCCGCATCGACGCCGTAACGGGCCTTCATCCGTTCCTGAAAATCGATTACCGTTTGCCGCACCGGATCATTCTCATCGATCTGATACGGCACCACCGGTTTTCCGGCGGGAAAGGACACCCCTTCCACGGCCGCGCCTCCCAATGCGATGACAAAACCAAAGCCAAAGGCATGTGTGCCGAGCACCGGAAGATCGATGCCGAGCATGCGCAGATTTTTACAAAAAATAGGCCCCGGCGGACCGCCGGTGGCAAGATAGATCGCATCCACCTTCTCGGCCGTGAGGACGGGCTCCATCTTGATGATCTGAGGCGTCATGTCCACATCCGTGGGCTTGTGGGTTTCCTCGGAAAGGATGACTCGAAGGCCCTTTTCCCCGCCCATGGCCTTGAAATTCTCCGCCAGGCTTTTTGCCAGCGGCCAATTTCCCCGGCAAACCATCACGGTTTTGTAACCTTTGGCCAGGCACAGATCGATCAGTTTCTCGGTCAGTACGATATCATTGTGCGCGATGTTAAACGCCCACTGCTGATTCAACGCGCGCACCGCTCGGTTTGAAGGGCAGACAATCAGGTTGGAAACTTGTTTTCGCTCGGCAATGGCCCGGGTGGCGGCCTGAAAGGTATCCTCAAAAGGGCCGACGACCGCGAGAATCTCCTTGTCATCGGAAAATTGGAGCATATTGGCAGAAACCTTCGCGAGATCAAAGCCGTTATCAACCACGACCAGCTCGATGGGCGTTCCGTCGATGCCGCCCTGTCCATTCACCCGCGCCACTTCCATCTCCATGGCCATCAGCAGGGTTTGCGTGATATTGGCCCATGGGCCGGTTAACTCCAGATTCACCCCGATTCTGATAGGGGCGGCAGCCGTCGCCGATAAGCAAAGGTCGGGAGTGATGATTCCGGTGATGACCACGAAACAAAAAACGGGCAGCAGCAAGCAGCGGATGATATTTCTCATAAAAAAACCTTCTCTTTGTCCCCGCCTTGCGGGAAAGCGCATCGCATCAAACAAACGGCAAGACGGATTTGTGCAAGATTCCTTGGTACGTGCGCGTTTAAAAGAACAGCCGCTTTCGGCCTACTTTTTCTCGTGGGGAAATCCATGGGCATCAAAATGAAGATCCGCAAACGCAAAATCAAATTCATGGGCGGCGGTACGAAAAAACCATTGGTTTTTATGATTAAATCCAATCAATTGATTCATGAATGCCACATCGAGTTGCCACCCGCCCTCCCCTGTCCGCAACAGATAGGGGGACGCTTGGCGCTCGGAAACCGGAAACCGAATAACCGCCTTATCCCCCCTGGTTTTGACGGAAGCTTCGGGCATCATCCGCTCCAGATTGCTTAATTCATTGTTCTGTTGCGCATCCGTTACCAGCCAATTTTTGAAAAATTCCCGGGAGGCCGGCGTGTAGATGCCCAGTTCCGGATCCTTGATATGCTTGCGCAACACGCTTTTATAAATTTTCAGGGTCATTAGCGGAGACGCCTGAGCGCAAAACTCGGCCTTGTCAGGAACAACGTCTTTTTCCGGAACACCCGAATTGATCCCGACCTTGATATCGGCTCCCGCCCCGCCGGACAAATGCGCATTCGAAGTACCGCGCCCCGTAACACCTGGAGTTCCCGCAGCCATCGCTTTTGACACCAGCAATTCACAGGTAGCCTCAATCCCTTCCGCCACCTTGCCGGCCTCGAAAAAGGGCTTCATCTGCGCCCCTTCAATATATCCCACAAAGGCATCCGTGAAAATTCCCTCCAGATCATAGCCGACTTCGAGCCGAACCGCCTTTCCTACAGGGTCAATCAGGAACAACAGTCCCTTGGCGCCCTTTGTCTCTTTCCCGATGGCGCAGCGGTCAAAAACCGAAACGGCTTCTCCGGCTAAATCGCCCGGGCTTTCCGCCAGCGTAACCGCCATGAAATGAATATCGAGGTCCTTGTATAGCCGGTGGTGTAACTCGACAATGCGCTGCCACTGAGCAGGACCTAACAAACCGGCGTTATCCTGAAGATATCGGGACTTCTCCCCGCCCTTAGCACACCCCAAAAAAATACACAGCGTGACGCACAGCATCCATTTCATGCCGAACAGAAGATATTCCGTTCGCCGGCCACGGTTCATGCTTATCTTCTCCTGCATCATCACCCCCAGATATTCAGTCATGCTTTATTAATGGTGAGCGGCGCCTTATCGGGCCTCAATCGCCTCACAGACCGCTTCCATTTCCGGCATCTCGATATTCAGGGGCTCTCCTTTGAAATTATTTAAAAAAATGGATCGGTTATCCTGAAGACGGCCGATAATGGATACCCCCGCCAATGCTGCGACAAGATCCTTTTCGATCTCCGGTGTCACTTTGTTGAGAATGACCGATACCGGCAGATTGGCCTCCCCGGCCATACCACTAACCCTTTTGGCCATCATGACGGATTCAAAGGAAGGGTCCACCACGCACAGGACATGATCACACTGCCCGTCAAGACTTCTCCCGAAATGCTCCACGCCGGCGGCGGTATCCACAATCACCCATTCATCCGCTTCAAGATGAAGAGAGGAAAACAGCATTCTAAAGAGCTTTCCCATAGGGCAAGCACACCCTTCGCCGAAATGGTGGATCTTACCCACCGACATCACCCGAATTCCATCCGATTCCGCGACACAGCCCTCGGGCAGCCCATCGGGCGTCAGCTCCTTCGGGAATAATGGGGCCGGGCCGCCGAGCATTCCACCGGGGTTGTTGGTTTTGTCCCGAAACCCCGTTTTCCCGCCCAGACTGTCCATCAGCGGCTCAGGCATATCGATGCCCAGCATGCGATACAGACCGATATTCGATTCATCCGCATCCACCAATAAAACCTTTTTCCCCCTGTTACGCATGGCAACCGCCAGAAGCGCCGCTACCGTGCTTTTCCCGCAACCGCCCTTTCCGCAGATAATTATTTTCATGGTCTTGTTACCTCCGCCCTTCAACCGTATTGAATCCATTCACCCCTCGTTGATAGTATTGCCAATAGTAGTTTTCGCGGTTCCTTGATGGCCCCCTGCCCGGCGCATCAGAAGGTAGCGGGTGAACAAGAAAAGCACCCGGCCCATGCAAACCCCATGCAAACCATAAACGGTTGAGATTCCCAGCGCCTGGCAGACACCAGAATACCTTTTGGCAGCAAAATAATTCGCCCTGCCGAACCGTCATATAACCGGCAATCGGCATGGATTGCAAGAAGCACATCTCCGGAAGCCCTCCCAATGCCTTCCCCAATCTGAAATTCCCAGCCTCGGCGTTGGCAGGACACCCCTAGCATCGCATAGCGCGATTTACACTTGCGACCCCGTCATTTTTCTTGAGGCATGCCACCGGGCAATCCTCCATTTTTTTCTACAACCATCACGTATAATTATATATTTCAGCATAAATACCCCGGCCTCACCGGATCAGAACGGCTTATCTGTCGGTATTATTTCCAGGATGAAAATTACGATCATGCCGATGGGCCAAGGGGACAAGTGGGCAGCGTCAAGGAATCTTTTATTTTGTAATTACAAAAACCTTTTCCTTTGGGGATACTCAAGAGCCGTGTAAAAAAAGAATTGTGTGCCCCCGCCATCGCCATCACAACCAATTTACACCACCACGGAATCATGATAAGCATCGCCTGTTTCTTTTAAGGAAACGATCGCACCATCAAGAATAAAAAACGGGACGCATCGCCGGGAAAAAGTGAGGGGGGGCTCTATGTTGGAACTGAGCAGAGAGTATATTCAAACCGAAGTCGCGGATTCCGCCTTCATATATAAGCGGGGACAGGCGCTTTTCGAGCACGGCGCTTTCATGATGACCTCCGCGGACCCGGAAAAGGAATGTTTCACCTACCGGGTCGATGGCAACTATGGGGACTATACCATTCAGATTCAGCTTCTGGCGGATTGCGTCAAGTCCTCCTGTGATTGCCCCTATCCCGGGGACGGCTGCAAACATACGGTCGCGGCCCTTCTGGATGCACGCAACATCCTTTCCGATTTCAAACGGATTCCAAAAGGCAAAACCAAAGATTTTGTTGAAGTTGAGGGAGATTTCCTGACCCCCGATGAAATCAGGGCGCAAGCCATCGAAGACCGGAAAAAACGCGCCAAAAATGAAATCTTCAACGTAACGCTCGGAGACATGATGAAGGGCGAGCACCTCGTGGAAACGGAAATCGGAAAACAATACACGGTCACATTCCACGATCCCTTGAGCGAGGCCGGCCATTGCACGTGCCCGGACTTTTTGACCAACCGGCTCGGTACCTGCAAGCATCTGATCCATGTGGCCCAGCGGTTAAAAAAACTCCCCGGTTTCGCAAAGCGTTCGGCCGCGGAATGATTTCCCTTCATCGATCTCTATTGGGATTCGGTCCGGGAAAAACCGGGTTTGTTTCATGAACTGCCGGCGGCCCGATCCAACGGCGCTCTGGCGACCCTGTCTCCTTTTTTCGACGGAAAGGGCGTCTTTCGCGGCGGGCGCCTCAGCGAGCTCATGCCGGTGATTTCTTCGCTCTACGACGACAAACAGGTCCGGATTCAGGAGCCGCTTTTGCAGCGAATCGATGCGTCGATGATGCAGGCGCAACTTGACGATCTCCGCGCACAGGGACTTCCCCCTCTCACGGGAATAAAGACCCTGCTCTACCCTTATCAGCAAGACGGCGTGGCATTCGCGCTGTACAAATCGGGGGCGCTAATCGGGGATGAGATGGGCCTCGGAAAAACCCTTCAGGCAATCGCTCTGGGCATTTTGAAAAGAGACGTTTTCGACTTTACGAAGATACTGGTGATTACGCTGTCTTCACTCAAGGAACAGTGGCGGCGGGAAATAGAACGCTTTACCGATGAAAAAGCGACGATCGTCGCCGGTTCACAAGAACAGCGCCGTCAGATTTATTTCAACGATCAAAGTCTTTTCAAAATCACGAACTACGAAGCGGTGCTGCGCGATGTCTTAATCCTCTCGCGATATAAACCGGATCTGATTATTTTGGACGAGGCGCAGCGAATCAAGAATTTCTCCACCAAAACCGCCGACGCCGTCAAGCAAATCCCCCGTAAACACGCCGTCGTACTGACCGGAACGCCGCTGGAGAACAAGCTTGAAGATATCTACTCCATCATTCAGTTTCTAAGCCCCGGCATGCTTTCGCCCCTGTGGCATTTTGCGGCCGAACATTACATGCTCAGCCGAAAAAAGAAAGGAAAAATTCTCGGTTATACCAATCTGGACAAGCTTCACGAGCGGCTCTCCGCTATCGTGATCCGGCGGCGAAAGGAGCAGGTCCTGACAGAGCTTCCCGACGAAATCGTCAACAACTATTATCTTGAACTGACCGATCCACAGAAGAAGATCCACGGCGGTTATATCGCATCCCTTTTGCCGCTGCTGAACAAGAAATATATCACGCCCGTGGACTTGCGCCGGATCATGGAGCTTCTCCTGAAGGCCAGAATGGTCTGCAATTCGACTTATCTTATCGACCGTAAATCCCATATTTCACCGAAGCTTCAAGAGCTTGAAGGCATTCTGGAGGAGCTGGTCGTCAGCAATGGCCGTAAAGTCGTCATCTTCAGTGAGTGGACGACCATGACCTTTTTGATCGGCCGGCATCTTTCCGAAGCGGGCATTCAGTTCGTGGAACTCTCCGGCAAAGTGCCGGTCCATAAACGCCAGGCGCTGATCGATGAGTTTACGTGCAATCCCGAGTGCCAGGTGTTTCTCTCCACCGACGCCGGCGGAACCGGCCTCAACCTTCAGGCCGCCGATTGCGTCATCAACTTCGAGCTTCCCTGGAGCCCCGCGCGCTTAAACCAGCGCATCGGCCGCGTGAACCGCATCGGACAGACGAGCAAGTGCATCAATGTCATCAACCTGATCACAAAAGACAGTATCGAGGAAAAAATTCTGGCCGGCATTCAACTGAAAACAGACCTCTTTAAAGGAGTTTTCGACGGCGGCATCGATACGGTGGAGTTCTCGAGAGAAAAACGAAGCGAAATGCTCAACCGCTTGCGGGAGATGATGGGGGAAGAACCCGCACCGATCAATCGGGAAGCCGCGCCCACCGAGGAAATTCCCGCAGACGCGCCGGGTTTTCTCAATCCCAAAGTTCTGGGCGAGGCCGAAACGGAAGCAGCCCGGGAAGAGACCTCCGTCGATGTTACCGGAGAAGAGCCTGCGCCTGCGGATATGGCTGCGGGGATAACCGAGAGCCAAACCGGACAACCGGCGGATTCCTCCAGAATCGGCCGCCAGTCACCTGAAAAAATGGAAGCCGTTCTCAATTCGGGAATGGCCTTTCTCGGTGGTCTGATGGAAATGGCAACCGGACAAAAACTGACAGCGACCGGTCAGGACGGCCGAATGGTGCAAATCGACCGGCAGACCGGAGAGGTCACCCTCAAATTCAAGCTGCCCGGGTTTTAACCATCCTATCATCATTGCGCAGACTTAATGTTTGCGGTGTTACAACACCGTCTGCAAGTTTAAAGAAAGCTCGCTCTTGCCAGGGAAAGCAGCGTCGACTTGATATTTGCCGATCCGCCGTTTAATCTGAACAAGTTTTACCCTTCCGGATCGGCTGCCCATGGACATCTGCCCCCACTGCCTGGGAGATCTTAAGGATTACGGTGGATATAAGGATAAAATGAACCCGGATGGCGTCAATTTGACGGATGTGTGGCTGGACATCCCTCCGGTAAGGCATAAAAAGTATAAAAAGAGAAACAGTTCAAATGAGCTTTCGGTAAAGCTCATTGACCGGATTATAGAAATGAAGGATCCCTTGGCATGATACACGACGACCTGATTTCTTTTGATAATCTGCTCACGAAGTATCATGCTCTGCTGACCGAAAACAATAACTTGAAAGAAGAAATAAGAATCCTGAAGGCTCGCCTGGACGGTGTGGAGCACGGGATTCCAGGTGACGACAGCTCCGGACAGGGATCTGAACCGGAGACAGCTCCCCCTTGTCATTCAGAGGCTGACGTTCCGCCCGCCGATATCAGCAACAAGTCCGACAGCGTGGAAAAGATCAGGTTATTCATGTCGCTCTTCAAAGGC
This sequence is a window from Desulfobacterales bacterium. Protein-coding genes within it:
- a CDS encoding ABC transporter ATP-binding protein; this encodes MSWPLLSMASIEKRYNGVQALAGVSLNVAPGQIISLIGPNGAGKTTLFDVISGLEKPNAGSVRLDGENISALSPVAIAKKGVARSFQTCQVFCNLTVIENVLLGRYLKTKVSFWMAGIRSPSVYREEHRNLALAFEALDFFDLYDKADRKMAQISSFSKRLVEIARCLAMSPRLLLLDEPFGGLSETEIAWLAKKLITLRHQGMTLILIDHHFNSISTLSDEIAVLHQGRIIAKAKPDEIRRNPEVMRAYWGG
- a CDS encoding branched-chain amino acid ABC transporter permease; protein product: MKRHYITRMEIYFLIIFLLLPLLTNRTLIAHLLVIAGTYAIAAMGLSLFLGVAGQISIGHAAFFGIGGYTHAILSVRFGVPGVLAMVAGGVAAGIFARIIARPLLKLREYFLALATMGLVVIFQMVATEWGTLTGGVSGIGNIPWVSLFGVPLDTPLKQFYWVWGIAYLFFIFARNLIHSKYGKAAASVALNETVAGTVGVDPGNIKQRYWVLSAVYAGVGGALFASVLTSVSPESFGLNLSVMLVMMVLLGGTTSPGGSVFGAIFLTWLLHRLGAYRAYSLPLLGLLLISLLVVFPEGIFRGIGARWHDLVRIWAPAHWRKEIEK
- a CDS encoding branched-chain amino acid ABC transporter permease yields the protein MTTGILIQLIMAGMTTGAVYGLIALGFITIYRASNILNLAQGEFVTIGALSAVFFLNRGMPYLLAGALATAATVMVGISMEFAVIRPLRKKPVLILIMVTIGISFFLQGAANILFGSDPQALPPFTSHTPVLLFRAVRVSPQSLWVLGLAVLLVALLSTWSRYSYLGKAMEAVSTDRQGAALVGINRNRITQIAFGVSAAMGALAGIFITPVYFAQYNAGTLLGLKGFAAAIIGGWGTYTGAMLGGLILGVLESVSVGFIPAGYKDAVAFGVLILILCVRPKGILGSRALLEARK
- a CDS encoding Fic family protein, encoding MYDNVFHMTPYLPSTHSDLQDSAVEIIEKSAALAGKLHPITLQGLIDFLRITNTYYSNLIEDHNTHPVEIERAMAQAYDRDPVKRDLQVEARAHVWLERDLDHEIHSGTVRPTAPDFIRSIHRRFYEKLPDRFKRIDSVDGKTSVAVIPGAFRDHSVKVAGLVPVAPLAIESFMSEFDRQYDLSRFSRIEKLSAIAAAHHRLMWIHPFSDGNGRVARLFTGVCLKTSGIAGYDLWSINRGFARFKPDYMAALADADRPRQGDLDGRGNLSQKGLDRFCEFFFSICLDQIAFMQKVLSLEGLLKRIEQYIRLRANLLLPGLKPIKPEAFHLIKEAFLMGAFGRGEASQLTGLGERTARTLLSELIDEGLLVSDTPKGPVRLHFSAHLLPVWFPDLGPE
- a CDS encoding ABC transporter substrate-binding protein, with product MRNIIRCLLLPVFCFVVITGIITPDLCLSATAAAPIRIGVNLELTGPWANITQTLLMAMEMEVARVNGQGGIDGTPIELVVVDNGFDLAKVSANMLQFSDDKEILAVVGPFEDTFQAATRAIAERKQVSNLIVCPSNRAVRALNQQWAFNIAHNDIVLTEKLIDLCLAKGYKTVMVCRGNWPLAKSLAENFKAMGGEKGLRVILSEETHKPTDVDMTPQIIKMEPVLTAEKVDAIYLATGGPPGPIFCKNLRMLGIDLPVLGTHAFGFGFVIALGGAAVEGVSFPAGKPVVPYQIDENDPVRQTVIDFQERMKARYGVDADQIAGHGYDIVWLLADALTRCDKPLSRAALRTALEKTQGFNGCTGVYRFSPTNHDGLQKSDMVFVQIKDGKFTRIWFDGAEAVSFCVD
- a CDS encoding TPM domain-containing protein, with protein sequence MNRGRRTEYLLFGMKWMLCVTLCIFLGCAKGGEKSRYLQDNAGLLGPAQWQRIVELHHRLYKDLDIHFMAVTLAESPGDLAGEAVSVFDRCAIGKETKGAKGLLFLIDPVGKAVRLEVGYDLEGIFTDAFVGYIEGAQMKPFFEAGKVAEGIEATCELLVSKAMAAGTPGVTGRGTSNAHLSGGAGADIKVGINSGVPEKDVVPDKAEFCAQASPLMTLKIYKSVLRKHIKDPELGIYTPASREFFKNWLVTDAQQNNELSNLERMMPEASVKTRGDKAVIRFPVSERQASPYLLRTGEGGWQLDVAFMNQLIGFNHKNQWFFRTAAHEFDFAFADLHFDAHGFPHEKK
- a CDS encoding P-loop NTPase, with the protein product MKIIICGKGGCGKSTVAALLAVAMRNRGKKVLLVDADESNIGLYRMLGIDMPEPLMDSLGGKTGFRDKTNNPGGMLGGPAPLFPKELTPDGLPEGCVAESDGIRVMSVGKIHHFGEGCACPMGKLFRMLFSSLHLEADEWVIVDTAAGVEHFGRSLDGQCDHVLCVVDPSFESVMMAKRVSGMAGEANLPVSVILNKVTPEIEKDLVAALAGVSIIGRLQDNRSIFLNNFKGEPLNIEMPEMEAVCEAIEAR
- a CDS encoding SWIM zinc finger family protein, with amino-acid sequence MLELSREYIQTEVADSAFIYKRGQALFEHGAFMMTSADPEKECFTYRVDGNYGDYTIQIQLLADCVKSSCDCPYPGDGCKHTVAALLDARNILSDFKRIPKGKTKDFVEVEGDFLTPDEIRAQAIEDRKKRAKNEIFNVTLGDMMKGEHLVETEIGKQYTVTFHDPLSEAGHCTCPDFLTNRLGTCKHLIHVAQRLKKLPGFAKRSAAE
- a CDS encoding DEAD/DEAH box helicase, whose protein sequence is MFHELPAARSNGALATLSPFFDGKGVFRGGRLSELMPVISSLYDDKQVRIQEPLLQRIDASMMQAQLDDLRAQGLPPLTGIKTLLYPYQQDGVAFALYKSGALIGDEMGLGKTLQAIALGILKRDVFDFTKILVITLSSLKEQWRREIERFTDEKATIVAGSQEQRRQIYFNDQSLFKITNYEAVLRDVLILSRYKPDLIILDEAQRIKNFSTKTADAVKQIPRKHAVVLTGTPLENKLEDIYSIIQFLSPGMLSPLWHFAAEHYMLSRKKKGKILGYTNLDKLHERLSAIVIRRRKEQVLTELPDEIVNNYYLELTDPQKKIHGGYIASLLPLLNKKYITPVDLRRIMELLLKARMVCNSTYLIDRKSHISPKLQELEGILEELVVSNGRKVVIFSEWTTMTFLIGRHLSEAGIQFVELSGKVPVHKRQALIDEFTCNPECQVFLSTDAGGTGLNLQAADCVINFELPWSPARLNQRIGRVNRIGQTSKCINVINLITKDSIEEKILAGIQLKTDLFKGVFDGGIDTVEFSREKRSEMLNRLREMMGEEPAPINREAAPTEEIPADAPGFLNPKVLGEAETEAAREETSVDVTGEEPAPADMAAGITESQTGQPADSSRIGRQSPEKMEAVLNSGMAFLGGLMEMATGQKLTATGQDGRMVQIDRQTGEVTLKFKLPGF